One Candidatus Niyogibacteria bacterium genomic region harbors:
- the polX gene encoding DNA polymerase/3'-5' exonuclease PolX: protein MANQELAKIFFEMAELLEMKEVPFKPRAFEKAAHSIEALDEDVGDIYKKGGIGALEDISGVGRGIAERIEEFLKTGRIKDYARLKKEMPVDVSGFTAIEGVGPKIIGTLYKKLKIKNIKDLEKAAKGGKLRDLPRFGEKLEQKILKGIEFQKSSGGRMNIGEAMPIARKIINELRKVPGVEKVETAGSLRRWQESVGDLDFLAISSKPELVMEKFVSMPEVASVYARGETKSMVRLRSGIDADLRVLSHESFGAALQYFTGSKDHNVALRKIAIKKGYKLNEYGLFKGKKLVEGYDEEKIYARLGLDWMPPEMRVNSGEIETAQRHKLPRLIELKDIKGDLQTQTDWSDGANSIEEMAEYAKSRGYEYIGITDHTKSLAMTGGADDKKLLRQIAHIEKLNKKMSGIKILSGAEVNILRDGSLDISDAVLAKLDFAGGAIHTAFKLSEEEQTERLIKAMQNPNIDIIFHPTTRVPMRREPIKLDFDKIFKVAVETGTILEIDGHPWRLDLHDELIRMAKKFGVRFTIDTDAHSAAELSYLEYGVAQARRGWAEKSDIINTLPLIKLLELLKKPKGKRFRN, encoded by the coding sequence ATGGCAAATCAAGAACTCGCGAAGATATTTTTTGAGATGGCGGAACTCTTAGAAATGAAAGAGGTGCCGTTTAAGCCGCGCGCTTTTGAAAAAGCGGCCCATTCCATTGAGGCGCTGGATGAAGATGTGGGGGATATTTATAAAAAAGGGGGAATCGGGGCGCTGGAAGATATTTCGGGAGTGGGTAGGGGCATTGCCGAGCGTATTGAGGAATTTTTAAAGACCGGCCGCATTAAGGACTACGCGCGCCTTAAAAAAGAAATGCCGGTAGATGTGTCCGGGTTTACGGCCATTGAAGGCGTCGGGCCGAAAATAATCGGAACCTTGTATAAAAAACTTAAGATAAAAAATATCAAAGATTTAGAAAAGGCGGCCAAAGGGGGGAAATTACGCGATCTGCCGCGTTTCGGCGAAAAATTAGAGCAAAAAATTTTAAAGGGCATTGAGTTTCAGAAAAGCTCCGGAGGGCGGATGAATATCGGAGAAGCTATGCCGATTGCCAGAAAAATTATTAACGAGCTTAGAAAAGTTCCGGGAGTGGAAAAAGTTGAAACCGCCGGCTCTTTACGCAGGTGGCAGGAAAGCGTGGGCGACTTGGATTTTTTGGCCATATCTTCAAAGCCCGAACTGGTCATGGAAAAATTCGTTTCAATGCCCGAAGTCGCGAGCGTCTATGCTAGGGGCGAAACAAAATCAATGGTTCGCCTGCGTTCTGGGATTGACGCGGACCTGCGTGTTTTGTCGCACGAATCTTTCGGCGCGGCCTTACAGTATTTTACCGGCTCCAAAGACCATAATGTGGCTTTAAGGAAAATCGCGATTAAGAAAGGATATAAATTAAACGAATACGGACTTTTTAAGGGTAAAAAACTGGTTGAGGGGTATGATGAAGAAAAAATATACGCGCGTCTCGGGCTCGATTGGATGCCGCCCGAAATGCGCGTTAACTCCGGTGAAATTGAGACAGCTCAAAGACATAAATTGCCGCGCCTTATTGAGTTAAAAGACATAAAGGGCGATTTGCAGACGCAGACCGATTGGTCTGACGGCGCAAACTCAATTGAAGAGATGGCTGAATATGCCAAGAGCCGTGGATACGAATACATCGGAATAACCGACCACACTAAAAGTTTGGCGATGACCGGAGGCGCTGACGACAAAAAACTTTTGCGCCAGATCGCGCATATAGAAAAATTAAATAAAAAAATGTCAGGCATCAAAATTTTAAGCGGGGCCGAAGTCAATATTTTGCGTGACGGCTCGCTTGATATTTCCGATGCTGTTTTGGCTAAACTAGATTTTGCGGGAGGCGCGATTCACACGGCCTTCAAACTTTCGGAGGAAGAGCAAACCGAACGGCTGATTAAAGCCATGCAGAATCCGAATATAGACATCATTTTTCACCCGACCACTCGCGTGCCCATGCGTCGGGAACCGATAAAACTTGATTTTGATAAAATTTTCAAAGTTGCCGTCGAAACAGGCACAATTCTTGAAATAGACGGGCATCCTTGGCGTCTTGATTTGCACGACGAGCTGATCCGCATGGCAAAAAAATTTGGCGTCCGCTTCACGATTGACACGGACGCGCATTCAGCCGCCGAGCTTTCTTATTTGGAATACGGCGTCGCGCAAGCCCGCCGAGGGTGGGCGGAAAAATCGGACATCATAAACACCCTACCGCTTATAAAACTTCTTGAATTACTAAAAAAGCCGAAAGGCAAGAGATTCAGGAATTAA
- a CDS encoding NUDIX domain-containing protein: MKKPLFKLKPGQVDYTNARWAPVINCVLKYRGKILIVQRSKTLNFYPGYWNGISGFLDDKRTLEHKVKDELREELGISPNKVKKIKLGEIFHQDAPKYGKTWIVHPILVEVLSDKIKLDWEARNYKWIKPQETKKFKLLPGFDKVLQKLFPRLRQ; the protein is encoded by the coding sequence ATGAAAAAACCATTGTTCAAATTAAAACCGGGACAAGTTGATTATACAAACGCCAGGTGGGCGCCGGTGATAAATTGCGTGCTTAAATATCGCGGTAAAATCTTGATAGTTCAAAGAAGCAAGACATTGAATTTTTACCCCGGATACTGGAACGGCATTTCGGGGTTTCTTGACGACAAAAGAACTCTTGAACATAAAGTCAAAGACGAATTGAGAGAGGAATTGGGGATCAGCCCTAATAAGGTCAAAAAAATAAAACTCGGCGAAATTTTTCATCAAGATGCGCCGAAATATGGAAAAACATGGATTGTGCATCCGATTTTAGTTGAAGTTTTGTCAGACAAAATAAAACTTGATTGGGAAGCAAGAAATTATAAGTGGATTAAACCGCAGGAGACCAAAAAGTTTAAACTTCTTCCGGGATTTGATAAGGTTTTACAAAAATTATTTCCGCGGTTGCGGCAATAA
- a CDS encoding GNAT family N-acetyltransferase, producing MQVIIRKAELRDAKVIAELHKKVVSEVNSKFYPVEAIEEWSKDISEKNVKNQFRNSDWIVAEAGNKLVGFGQYLAAEGRVFQINVSPEYLNQSIGRKLYDYMENDFISKKVEKIELNSTLNAIGFYQKLGFKMVEEIYIGSIKMIKMEKSLRASQ from the coding sequence ATGCAAGTCATAATTAGAAAAGCGGAATTAAGAGACGCAAAAGTAATTGCGGAGTTGCACAAAAAAGTTGTGAGCGAGGTTAATTCTAAATTTTATCCCGTCGAAGCCATAGAAGAATGGAGTAAAGACATATCGGAAAAAAACGTAAAAAACCAATTTCGAAATTCAGATTGGATAGTGGCCGAGGCGGGAAATAAGTTGGTTGGGTTTGGACAATATTTGGCCGCCGAAGGAAGGGTTTTTCAAATCAATGTCAGTCCAGAGTATCTAAATCAGAGCATCGGCAGGAAATTATATGATTATATGGAAAATGATTTTATATCCAAAAAAGTTGAAAAGATTGAATTGAATTCAACCTTAAATGCAATAGGATTTTATCAGAAATTAGGATTTAAGATGGTAGAAGAAATTTATATCGGGTCGATAAAAATGATAAAAATGGAAAAATCCCTGCGAGCTAGTCAATAA
- a CDS encoding nucleoside 2-deoxyribosyltransferase: protein MYFLASPLYRTDIKGVEKDAAKMRRNEIIAETLEQAGIKLILPQRDVDQAQPKRKIWEQELELIRKCDGMIVILSDTRGLYLETGFANALGKKAFGLKVEETRPVPLDGWTAQWFDFLTDDVEKLIEYIKSLRASQ from the coding sequence ATGTATTTTTTAGCATCACCATTATATAGAACAGATATAAAAGGCGTTGAAAAGGACGCGGCAAAGATGCGTAGGAATGAGATTATTGCTGAAACACTTGAACAAGCCGGAATTAAGCTTATCTTGCCACAGAGAGATGTTGATCAAGCACAACCTAAGCGGAAAATTTGGGAGCAAGAATTAGAATTGATCAGAAAGTGTGATGGAATGATTGTTATTTTGTCGGATACAAGAGGACTTTACCTCGAGACGGGATTTGCGAACGCATTAGGGAAGAAAGCGTTTGGTCTTAAAGTGGAAGAAACAAGGCCAGTTCCGCTCGATGGCTGGACTGCTCAATGGTTTGATTTTCTTACCGACGATGTCGAGAAACTGATAGAATACATAAAATCCCTGCGAGCTAGTCAATAA
- a CDS encoding YwbE family protein has product MTGDNKNPPKRSEIKPGDAVWIIEKENYGTDNYKQGIVKELLTSKENHPRGVKVRLTDGSVGRVQWLMEN; this is encoded by the coding sequence ATGACAGGTGACAACAAAAACCCGCCGAAGAGGTCGGAAATCAAGCCGGGGGACGCGGTCTGGATTATTGAGAAGGAAAATTACGGAACGGATAATTATAAGCAGGGAATTGTTAAGGAGCTTCTGACCTCCAAAGAAAATCATCCGCGCGGGGTAAAGGTGCGTCTGACCGACGGCTCCGTGGGACGAGTGCAATGGCTGATGGAAAATTAA
- a CDS encoding DNA-3-methyladenine glycosylase: MAEIRLNRKFFERPTVEVAKNLLRQVLVRKIGPPSAKGYGGHSKKEIRGVICETEAYVGQNDKACHASRGRTPRSEVLFWEAGRAYVYLIYGMHYCFNVVTEKKDFPSAVLIRGVIPFGGTEKIFGPGRVCKFFKIGKKFHGQDLIGNKALWFERGSKILGAKIKKGPRVGVDYAGPWAKKPWRFLLVS, encoded by the coding sequence ATGGCGGAAATAAGATTAAACAGGAAATTTTTTGAGAGGCCGACGGTGGAAGTGGCCAAAAATTTGCTTAGGCAAGTTTTGGTTCGTAAAATCGGCCCGCCCTCCGCCAAAGGCTACGGCGGACACAGCAAAAAAGAGATTCGGGGCGTTATTTGCGAAACGGAAGCGTATGTCGGCCAAAATGATAAGGCCTGCCACGCCTCTCGCGGACGCACGCCAAGATCAGAAGTTCTTTTCTGGGAGGCGGGTAGGGCTTACGTTTATTTAATTTACGGAATGCATTACTGCTTTAATGTCGTGACCGAGAAAAAGGACTTTCCTTCGGCGGTTTTGATTCGCGGAGTGATTCCCTTTGGCGGTACGGAAAAGATTTTTGGTCCGGGGAGGGTCTGTAAATTTTTCAAAATTGGTAAAAAATTTCATGGGCAAGATTTAATCGGCAATAAGGCGCTCTGGTTTGAAAGGGGTTCAAAAATTTTGGGAGCAAAAATAAAAAAAGGCCCGCGTGTCGGGGTGGACTACGCGGGCCCGTGGGCGAAAAAACCCTGGCGATTTTTGCTCGTCTCTTAA